In the Corynebacterium kroppenstedtii genome, one interval contains:
- the mfd gene encoding transcription-repair coupling factor, protein MGWPPLAGVVQLALQSPKLRGVVASVGAPRLHISAIDEARSWVARAIAEKSVVVIVTATSRESQDLTAELRDMMGDAVAMFPAWETLPHERLSPGSETVGSRLKILRRLAHPHDVPGEQPIRVVVAPARSFIQPIMKGLGEREPIILAEDTDVTGIATRLAEMGYQHVDLVGKRGEFAVRGGVVDIFPSTAELPVRAELWGDEISDLRAFSVGDQRTIENFDPGVVPVYPCRELLIDDAVRARAKKMARTHASNATLADALTKISEGVAVEGMESLIPVLFDGPMVTLPEEVAAADPSVTTTVLVMSPEKVQRRADDLIATGKEFVKAGWEAAAMGAESPIDTAALAEVEDGNDDLNVDQSAYRSLGAMERTAEHHGLSWWTCAPPGFLGSAEASSTLELDFATGPQPKGKPGDVEKAMSELHEHVAHGGRLVFTVLTPASAQRMSGRFREAGIGVAPDADPQNPPAPGKATVIRAVLHGGLIIPHVDDPQPSDSDELTDTPQRGAARPLFVVAETDFTGNRVAAYGDGRRRPRRKRNRVDPLSLNPGDLVVHETHGIGRFVKMQERTVGKGADATRREYMVLEYAPSKRGGAADHLYVPMDSLDLLSRYVGGENPSLSKMGGSDWKNTKKKARAAVRDIAADLVQLYAKRQAAPGYAFSPDTPWQREMEDNFPFTETEDQYNAIEAVKEDMEKPVPMDRVIVGDVGYGKTEVAVRAAFKAVQDGKQVVLLVPTTLLAQQHFATFSERMEGFPITIRQLSRFTTPKQAREVLTGLAEGQVDIVIGTHRLLQTGVQWKNLGLVIVDEEQRFGVEHKEHIKALRSHVDMLTMSATPIPRTLEMSMAGIRDMSTILTPPEDRHPVLTYVGVQEDKQIAAAIRRELLRDGQVFYVHNRVRSIEQVAQHIRELVPEARVVVAHGQMNEDQLENTVEGFWDREYDVLVCTTIVETGLDISNANTLIVENAHHMGLAQLHQLRGRVGRSRERGYAYFLYPPSQTLTETSYDRLSTIAQNNDLGAGMAVAMKDLEMRGAGNVLGAEQSGHIAGVGFDLYVRLVGEAVEAFKAMADGKPIDGSDKENKETRIDINVDAHIPTSYIASERLRLAAYRDLAQAKNEEALQNVRAELVDRYGQPPHEIDRLLAVARLRMVCRDCGVTDVVATGANKAAISFSPIELPDSGRVRLGRLYPGAQYRATTHNVVVPAPKKGRGIRAQAIKDEELLQWCADVMTSLLGKPSREVDSGVRQDTTGGKSHRKNSTKSKVR, encoded by the coding sequence ATGGGATGGCCGCCCTTGGCCGGGGTGGTGCAGTTGGCGCTGCAGTCGCCAAAACTCCGCGGCGTTGTGGCCTCGGTGGGGGCACCGCGGCTACATATCTCAGCTATTGATGAGGCGCGGTCATGGGTGGCCAGGGCGATCGCCGAAAAATCCGTCGTTGTCATCGTCACCGCGACCAGCCGCGAATCCCAGGATCTCACTGCGGAATTGCGCGACATGATGGGCGATGCCGTCGCCATGTTCCCGGCTTGGGAGACGCTCCCCCATGAGCGGTTGTCCCCTGGTTCGGAAACGGTGGGTTCTCGGTTAAAGATCCTCCGCCGTCTTGCTCACCCCCATGACGTCCCCGGTGAGCAGCCAATTCGTGTTGTCGTCGCCCCAGCGCGGTCTTTTATTCAGCCCATCATGAAGGGCTTGGGGGAGCGCGAACCGATCATCCTCGCGGAAGACACCGATGTCACGGGAATCGCCACTCGTTTAGCGGAGATGGGATATCAGCACGTGGATCTCGTCGGCAAGAGAGGGGAATTCGCCGTCCGCGGTGGTGTGGTGGATATTTTCCCCTCCACCGCTGAACTCCCGGTGCGCGCCGAGTTGTGGGGTGATGAGATTTCCGATTTGCGCGCTTTTTCGGTCGGCGACCAGCGAACAATTGAAAATTTTGATCCAGGCGTCGTCCCTGTGTACCCATGTCGTGAGCTTCTTATTGACGACGCCGTCCGCGCCCGCGCTAAAAAAATGGCACGCACACACGCATCGAATGCCACGCTGGCGGACGCGTTAACAAAGATCAGCGAAGGTGTCGCCGTTGAGGGGATGGAGTCCCTCATTCCGGTGCTTTTCGACGGTCCGATGGTGACGCTTCCTGAGGAAGTGGCCGCGGCGGATCCGTCAGTGACGACGACGGTGTTAGTGATGTCGCCGGAGAAAGTGCAGCGCCGGGCCGACGACTTGATTGCCACCGGCAAAGAGTTTGTCAAAGCCGGGTGGGAGGCTGCCGCGATGGGGGCGGAGTCACCGATTGACACCGCCGCACTGGCGGAAGTCGAGGACGGCAACGATGATCTGAACGTGGACCAGAGTGCGTATCGCTCCCTGGGCGCCATGGAGAGGACAGCGGAACACCACGGTTTGTCCTGGTGGACGTGTGCTCCCCCAGGGTTCTTGGGCAGTGCAGAGGCATCGTCCACACTCGAATTGGATTTCGCCACAGGTCCCCAGCCCAAGGGGAAACCGGGCGACGTAGAGAAAGCGATGTCGGAGCTCCATGAGCACGTGGCGCACGGAGGCCGGCTTGTGTTTACCGTACTAACACCCGCCTCCGCACAACGCATGAGCGGTCGTTTCCGTGAAGCCGGAATCGGTGTGGCACCCGACGCGGATCCCCAGAACCCGCCCGCGCCAGGTAAAGCCACTGTCATTCGGGCAGTCCTGCACGGGGGCTTAATCATTCCGCATGTCGACGACCCGCAGCCATCCGACAGCGATGAACTCACTGATACACCCCAACGCGGTGCTGCTCGACCCCTGTTCGTTGTCGCCGAGACCGATTTCACAGGCAACCGCGTCGCAGCCTATGGCGATGGTCGCCGCCGGCCACGGCGCAAACGCAACCGCGTCGACCCACTCTCACTCAATCCGGGTGATCTCGTCGTTCATGAGACCCATGGCATCGGCCGATTCGTGAAGATGCAGGAGCGCACCGTCGGCAAAGGTGCTGACGCGACCCGGCGGGAATACATGGTTCTGGAATATGCCCCGTCGAAACGGGGTGGAGCAGCCGACCACCTTTATGTCCCCATGGACAGCCTGGATTTGCTCTCGCGATATGTCGGCGGTGAAAACCCGTCGCTGTCAAAAATGGGCGGTTCTGATTGGAAGAACACCAAGAAGAAAGCCCGCGCCGCGGTCCGCGATATAGCAGCCGACCTCGTGCAGCTCTATGCCAAGCGCCAAGCCGCGCCGGGGTACGCATTCTCGCCGGATACCCCGTGGCAGCGCGAGATGGAGGACAACTTCCCATTCACGGAAACGGAAGACCAGTACAACGCCATTGAGGCGGTCAAGGAGGATATGGAGAAGCCTGTCCCCATGGATCGCGTCATTGTTGGCGACGTGGGATACGGCAAGACCGAGGTCGCCGTTCGTGCCGCATTCAAGGCTGTGCAGGATGGCAAACAGGTGGTTCTCCTCGTCCCCACGACGCTGCTGGCGCAGCAACATTTCGCCACCTTCAGCGAGCGCATGGAAGGCTTCCCTATTACGATTCGCCAGCTTTCCCGCTTTACCACGCCGAAGCAGGCTCGCGAAGTACTGACCGGGCTGGCCGAGGGGCAAGTCGACATCGTGATCGGTACTCACCGTTTGCTGCAGACAGGCGTGCAGTGGAAGAACTTGGGGCTCGTTATTGTCGACGAGGAGCAGCGTTTCGGTGTGGAGCACAAGGAGCACATTAAGGCGCTGCGTTCCCACGTTGACATGTTGACTATGTCAGCGACGCCCATCCCTCGCACCCTGGAGATGTCGATGGCGGGGATTCGCGATATGTCGACGATCCTCACCCCTCCGGAAGATCGCCATCCGGTGTTGACCTATGTGGGTGTGCAAGAGGATAAGCAGATTGCGGCGGCTATTCGTCGCGAATTGTTGCGCGACGGGCAAGTGTTCTATGTGCATAACCGTGTGCGGTCTATCGAGCAGGTTGCGCAACACATTCGGGAGCTTGTTCCAGAAGCACGCGTGGTGGTTGCGCATGGCCAGATGAACGAAGATCAGCTGGAGAACACTGTCGAAGGTTTTTGGGACCGCGAGTATGACGTTCTGGTCTGCACGACGATCGTTGAAACGGGATTGGATATTTCTAATGCCAACACGCTGATCGTCGAGAATGCTCACCATATGGGCTTGGCCCAGTTGCACCAGCTTCGCGGCCGCGTGGGCAGGTCGCGCGAACGGGGGTACGCCTACTTCTTGTACCCTCCGTCTCAGACACTGACTGAAACGTCCTACGACCGGTTATCGACGATTGCGCAGAACAACGACCTGGGAGCCGGTATGGCCGTTGCCATGAAAGACCTTGAAATGCGTGGCGCCGGCAATGTTTTAGGTGCTGAGCAATCGGGTCACATCGCCGGCGTCGGCTTTGACCTCTATGTTCGCTTAGTTGGCGAAGCTGTTGAGGCATTCAAAGCGATGGCCGACGGCAAACCAATCGATGGAAGCGATAAAGAAAACAAGGAAACGCGCATTGATATCAACGTCGATGCACATATTCCTACTAGTTATATCGCCTCTGAGCGGCTACGTTTAGCCGCATACCGGGACCTCGCCCAGGCAAAGAACGAAGAGGCATTGCAGAACGTTCGCGCAGAATTAGTGGATAGATATGGCCAGCCGCCACACGAAATTGACCGGCTACTCGCCGTCGCCCGGTTACGCATGGTGTGCCGAGACTGTGGCGTGACCGATGTCGTGGCAACCGGAGCGAACAAAGCAGCTATTTCGTTTTCCCCGATTGAACTGCCCGATTCAGGGCGGGTACGTTTGGGCAGGCTGTATCCCGGCGCACAATACCGTGCCACAACCCACAATGTCGTGGTCCCAGCACCTAAGAAAGGGCGGGGCATCCGGGCCCAAGCCATCAAAGATGAGGAATTGTTGCAGTGGTGTGCGGACGTGATGACGTCGCTGCTCGGTAAGCCGAGCCGGGAGGTCGATTCGGGTGTGCGACAGGACACTACTGGGGGCAAGAGTCACCGAAAGAATTCCACTAAAAGTAAGGTCCGTTAA
- a CDS encoding TetR/AcrR family transcriptional regulator — protein sequence MTRQRMSAAERRSQLIAMSRPVFAEKGIEGTSVEELAARAGVSKPVIYEHFGGKEGLYQAVIDEDMVALDRTIDEALVQGRSRIRIERAVYAVLDFAEKNEEGFRILARDGAVVGAVGRSSQPKAASQYDNSATDHPSAEDGVHSTLLGLSVNRASHILADAFKRNGLDERLAELYAQGMMGCVAMVAQWWTVNSMGVGSENNVGSDKAGATESASDDNDDSDNKGNSDNKHVFPKDAVAAHIVNLMWNGLAGMEKDPILHEDVEGEASQQGVRLGAGKEADPAEVYRQQQRDAEQSSSSDSEGQASDEIDD from the coding sequence ATGACACGTCAACGTATGTCGGCAGCAGAACGTCGCTCCCAATTGATCGCTATGAGTAGGCCTGTATTTGCTGAAAAGGGCATTGAAGGTACCAGCGTCGAAGAGCTCGCTGCGCGCGCCGGTGTGTCCAAGCCCGTCATTTATGAACATTTTGGTGGGAAAGAGGGGCTCTACCAGGCAGTTATCGATGAAGATATGGTCGCCCTTGATCGCACTATCGACGAAGCGCTTGTTCAGGGGCGGTCGCGTATCCGAATCGAACGGGCGGTGTACGCGGTCCTTGATTTCGCTGAGAAAAATGAGGAAGGCTTCCGGATTCTCGCTCGAGACGGAGCTGTTGTTGGGGCCGTCGGAAGGTCGTCGCAGCCGAAAGCAGCATCGCAGTATGACAACTCGGCGACGGACCACCCGTCAGCCGAGGACGGTGTCCATTCCACCTTGCTTGGCCTTTCGGTGAATCGCGCATCCCATATTCTTGCCGACGCATTCAAAAGAAATGGTTTAGATGAGCGTCTCGCCGAGCTGTATGCCCAGGGCATGATGGGGTGTGTAGCGATGGTGGCGCAGTGGTGGACCGTGAACTCGATGGGCGTCGGCAGTGAGAACAACGTTGGCAGTGACAAAGCTGGAGCCACAGAAAGCGCCAGCGACGACAACGACGATAGCGACAATAAGGGCAACAGCGACAATAAACACGTGTTCCCTAAGGATGCGGTTGCTGCTCACATCGTGAACCTCATGTGGAATGGCCTGGCGGGAATGGAAAAGGATCCTATTCTCCACGAGGACGTCGAGGGAGAAGCTAGCCAGCAAGGTGTCAGGCTTGGTGCTGGTAAGGAGGCCGACCCGGCCGAAGTATATAGGCAACAGCAGCGTGACGCGGAGCAGTCTAGTTCGTCCGACTCAGAAGGACAGGCTTCGGACGAGATCGACGACTAG
- a CDS encoding 50S ribosomal protein L25/general stress protein Ctc: MATNITDLEALPRHEFGKGASRRLRRAGRIPAVIYGKELDAPIHISVDSIDFHAVLRNHGANAIVDLNVDGEKHLTMVKAVDQNVLTLDADHADLLAIRRGEKVEVEVPVVTEGEVAPGAMLMQDVDVIDVEADVLSIPEEITIDVEGLEVGAQITAGDVQMPANTTLISDPETLIVNVVVPEVADTDSDNEEDAEGQETEGEATEAEGESGEGESEE, translated from the coding sequence GTGGCAACAAACATTACCGACCTCGAAGCTTTGCCCCGTCACGAATTTGGCAAAGGCGCTTCCCGTCGTCTGCGTCGCGCAGGCCGCATTCCTGCCGTGATCTACGGCAAAGAACTCGATGCACCCATCCACATTTCGGTGGACTCCATCGACTTCCACGCAGTTCTACGTAACCACGGTGCCAACGCCATCGTCGACCTCAACGTTGATGGTGAAAAGCACCTGACCATGGTTAAGGCCGTCGACCAGAACGTCCTCACACTCGATGCCGACCACGCTGACCTTCTGGCTATTCGTCGCGGCGAAAAGGTCGAGGTCGAGGTTCCTGTTGTCACCGAGGGCGAAGTCGCTCCGGGTGCCATGCTTATGCAGGATGTCGACGTTATCGACGTTGAAGCCGACGTTCTGTCCATTCCGGAAGAAATCACCATTGATGTTGAGGGTCTGGAAGTTGGTGCCCAGATCACTGCTGGCGACGTCCAAATGCCGGCCAACACCACGTTGATTTCTGACCCAGAGACGTTGATCGTTAACGTGGTCGTTCCTGAGGTTGCCGACACCGACTCGGACAACGAGGAAGACGCCGAAGGTCAAGAGACCGAAGGCGAGGCCACTGAGGCTGAGGGCGAGTCCGGAGAAGGCGAGTCCGAGGAGTAA
- a CDS encoding NAD-dependent malic enzyme, with the protein MSIRPNAITDPHINRGTAYTYEERKKLGLTGRLPSGVESLESQAQRCYQQLSQFENNLNKYHYLDELHGRNETVYFKLLVDHLKELLPVVYDPTIGDAIENWSQDYRRSHAVYLSIDRVDEIRESFETLGLGPDDVDLIVCSDAEEILGIGDWGVNGTDIAIGKLAIYTAAAGVDPSRVIAVNLDVGTDNKDLLNSPFYLGNRHARVRDERYDNLISEYLRIASDMFPHALLHFEDFGPSNARRILRDNADSYRIFNDDMQDTGAIVTAAVMAGMKANNTTFADQRLLVYGAGTAGTGMADQIRAGMIRDGLSEEEATQRIWLIDVNGLVTDGMDDLPDYQQTYARTASEVKDWGSKDGKIGLLDVVRHAQPTILIGTSTDHGAFTEPVIREMAKHCDRPIVLPLSNPTSRIEAMPADVVKWSDGRALVAAGIPVDDFEYNDVTYEFGQGNNALLYPGLGLGVIVSRADHVTDGMLLAAASAVAKQVDASQLGAPILPPVENLRASSARVAEAVIREAVDSGVAQNQPDNVVEAVRLAMWWPEYPDTLVTKQDDTKQDDTK; encoded by the coding sequence TTGTCCATTCGTCCCAATGCGATCACCGACCCGCATATCAACCGCGGAACCGCCTATACATACGAAGAACGTAAGAAACTTGGTCTCACTGGGCGGCTGCCGTCGGGAGTGGAAAGCCTCGAATCTCAGGCGCAGCGCTGCTACCAGCAATTAAGCCAATTTGAAAACAACCTCAACAAATATCACTACTTAGACGAACTGCACGGCCGTAATGAGACGGTCTATTTCAAACTCCTTGTTGATCACCTGAAAGAACTCCTCCCCGTCGTGTACGACCCGACCATCGGTGACGCGATTGAAAACTGGTCACAGGATTACCGCCGCTCACACGCTGTATATCTATCCATCGATCGTGTCGACGAAATCCGTGAAAGCTTCGAAACATTAGGACTTGGACCCGACGACGTCGACCTCATCGTCTGTTCAGATGCCGAAGAGATCCTGGGTATTGGTGACTGGGGAGTCAATGGTACCGATATCGCCATCGGCAAACTGGCAATCTACACCGCTGCTGCGGGTGTCGACCCCTCCCGCGTTATCGCGGTCAATCTCGACGTCGGCACTGATAATAAAGACCTACTCAACTCTCCCTTCTATCTAGGAAATCGCCACGCGCGCGTCCGTGACGAACGCTACGACAACCTCATTTCTGAGTACTTGCGCATCGCAAGCGATATGTTCCCCCACGCGCTCCTGCACTTTGAAGATTTCGGCCCCTCAAATGCGCGTCGTATCCTTCGTGACAATGCCGACAGCTACCGCATCTTTAACGATGACATGCAGGACACAGGAGCTATTGTCACCGCCGCGGTCATGGCGGGGATGAAGGCAAACAACACCACGTTCGCTGACCAACGTCTCCTCGTTTATGGCGCAGGAACAGCGGGCACGGGAATGGCAGACCAGATTCGCGCCGGAATGATCCGGGACGGTTTAAGCGAAGAGGAAGCAACACAACGAATCTGGCTCATCGACGTCAACGGGCTGGTCACCGATGGCATGGATGATCTCCCGGATTACCAGCAGACATACGCGCGGACGGCCTCGGAGGTGAAAGACTGGGGCAGCAAGGACGGGAAAATCGGGCTGCTCGACGTAGTTCGCCATGCCCAACCCACTATCCTTATCGGAACCTCAACTGATCATGGTGCGTTTACCGAACCTGTGATCCGAGAGATGGCGAAACACTGCGACCGCCCCATCGTGTTGCCCCTGTCTAACCCGACCTCGCGCATCGAAGCAATGCCTGCCGACGTCGTGAAGTGGTCGGATGGGCGCGCTCTTGTCGCGGCGGGGATCCCCGTGGACGACTTCGAGTACAACGACGTCACCTACGAATTTGGCCAGGGCAACAATGCGTTGCTGTACCCGGGCCTCGGGTTGGGTGTCATTGTGTCACGGGCAGACCATGTAACCGACGGGATGCTCCTGGCTGCGGCCTCAGCGGTTGCCAAGCAGGTAGATGCTTCTCAGCTCGGTGCGCCTATTCTGCCGCCGGTCGAGAATCTGCGGGCATCGTCGGCGCGCGTGGCGGAAGCGGTGATCCGTGAAGCGGTCGACTCTGGTGTCGCGCAAAATCAGCCCGATAATGTTGTGGAGGCGGTCCGACTCGCGATGTGGTGGCCTGAGTATCCGGATACGCTTGTCACGAAACAAGACGACACGAAACAAGACGACACGAAATAG
- the pth gene encoding aminoacyl-tRNA hydrolase, protein MLSTPQPRGGSTPRRSHRGTDSESFLVIGLGNPGLQYVGTRHNIGQMALDEVASRALPVPVTLSRHKKTNTDSAQMSLSSPTGSSISIVLGRPRSYMNLSGGPTSALARFFHIPPQNVIVLHDDLDLDFGTVRLKRGGGEGGHNGLRDITKALGTKDYLRVRLGIGRPPGRMSPADFVLKKFSTRESIDVDLMCSNAADAVELLATRGLQFAQNTIHGR, encoded by the coding sequence ATGCTTTCAACGCCTCAACCACGCGGCGGGAGTACTCCGCGGCGCAGTCATCGGGGCACCGACTCAGAGTCATTCCTGGTTATCGGGCTTGGCAATCCCGGCCTTCAATACGTGGGCACCCGCCACAATATTGGCCAGATGGCCCTCGACGAGGTGGCGTCGCGTGCGCTCCCCGTCCCCGTGACATTGTCTCGGCATAAGAAAACGAACACGGATTCGGCGCAGATGTCCCTATCCAGCCCGACTGGCTCATCTATCTCCATTGTTCTTGGTCGTCCGCGGTCATATATGAACCTCTCGGGCGGACCGACCTCTGCCTTGGCTCGTTTCTTCCACATTCCTCCCCAGAACGTCATTGTTCTCCACGATGACCTCGATCTCGATTTTGGGACAGTTCGCCTCAAACGGGGAGGTGGCGAAGGTGGCCATAATGGTCTGCGGGATATCACCAAGGCCTTGGGGACGAAAGATTATCTCCGTGTGCGGTTAGGGATTGGGCGTCCACCTGGGCGTATGTCTCCCGCGGACTTTGTCTTAAAAAAGTTTTCGACGCGGGAGTCCATCGATGTGGATCTGATGTGTTCTAATGCTGCCGACGCCGTGGAGCTGCTTGCAACCCGCGGGCTGCAATTTGCCCAGAACACGATTCATGGACGCTAG
- a CDS encoding ribose-phosphate diphosphokinase produces MNSHWTENQKNLMLFSGRAHPALGEQVAKELGIELTPTTARDFANGEIFVRFEESVRGCDAFVLQSHPQPLNKWLMEQLIMIDALKRGSAKRITAILPFYPYARQDKKHRGREPISARLVADLLKSAGADRIVSVDLHTDQIQGFFDGPVDHMHAMPILTDYVKSNYDTSNIVVVSPDAGRVKVAEKWAQELGNAPLAFVHKTRDIDVANKITSNRVVGDVSGRTCVLLDDMIDTGGTIAGAVKVLREAGANDVIIATTHGVFSDPARERLSECGAREVITTDTLPQNTDHWDNLTVLSIAPLLAKTIHEIFENGSVTNLFE; encoded by the coding sequence GTGAATTCACACTGGACGGAAAACCAGAAAAACCTCATGCTCTTCTCTGGGCGTGCCCACCCCGCTCTGGGAGAGCAAGTCGCCAAAGAACTAGGTATCGAGCTCACCCCCACCACCGCCCGCGACTTCGCCAATGGCGAGATCTTCGTTCGCTTCGAGGAATCCGTCCGCGGTTGCGATGCTTTCGTCTTGCAGTCCCACCCGCAGCCGCTGAACAAGTGGCTGATGGAGCAGCTCATCATGATCGATGCATTGAAGCGTGGATCTGCAAAACGCATCACAGCAATTCTCCCCTTCTACCCCTATGCCCGCCAAGATAAGAAGCACCGTGGCCGCGAGCCAATTTCTGCTCGCCTGGTCGCAGACCTCTTGAAGTCTGCCGGGGCAGATCGCATTGTGTCTGTTGACCTCCACACAGACCAGATTCAGGGTTTCTTCGACGGGCCTGTAGATCACATGCACGCCATGCCGATCCTCACGGACTACGTGAAATCCAACTACGACACATCGAACATCGTTGTCGTGTCCCCCGACGCCGGGCGCGTCAAGGTAGCCGAAAAGTGGGCCCAGGAGTTGGGTAACGCACCTCTAGCCTTCGTCCACAAAACCCGCGATATTGACGTCGCGAACAAGATTACGTCCAACCGTGTTGTCGGTGACGTGTCCGGACGGACCTGTGTGCTGCTCGATGACATGATCGATACTGGTGGAACCATTGCAGGCGCTGTCAAGGTGCTTCGTGAGGCGGGGGCGAATGACGTGATTATCGCCACGACTCACGGTGTATTCTCCGATCCAGCCCGCGAGCGGCTGTCCGAATGTGGTGCGCGCGAAGTGATTACCACCGATACGCTGCCGCAAAATACAGATCACTGGGACAACCTCACTGTTCTGTCGATTGCCCCACTGCTGGCGAAGACCATCCACGAGATCTTCGAAAACGGATCCGTCACCAACCTATTCGAGTAA
- the glmU gene encoding bifunctional UDP-N-acetylglucosamine diphosphorylase/glucosamine-1-phosphate N-acetyltransferase GlmU gives MGESVSSTPVAVIVLAAGAGTRMKSDTPKMLHQIGGRSLLSHSLYAAKGLNPDHLVVVVGHQKELVAQAVESWQEESSAASGVALAHQEQQNGTGHAVMCGMASDELAGFTGTIIVTNADVPLLSSATLDSLVNAHTHAPAAAVTVLTVEAPTPTGYGRIIRNADGEVTAIVEEKDATEEQRRIKEVNTGVFAFDADVLRSSLGKLDTNNAQGEMYLTDVLGIARNEGLIARGHMAHDPAELAGVNDRVQLAAAGRVLNRHICEKHMRNGATIIDPESTWIDVDVTIGRDVTIHPGTQLHGTTHIEDNAEIGPDTSLTNVTVGSGTQVIRSHGSDSIIGSNAHVGPFSYLRPGTHLGDEGKIGTYVETKNASIGRGTKVPHLTYVGDATIGEYSNIGCSSVFANYDGVKKHHTVVGSHVRTGSDTTFVAPVTVGDGAYSGAGTVITDDVPAGALVVPGARQRVIEGWVAKKRPGTAAARAAEAAGDTQSASSADEYAGDEHSSTPESTGKAPNNSAPSDNSPTDRT, from the coding sequence ATGGGAGAGTCCGTGAGTTCTACCCCAGTTGCAGTCATTGTTTTGGCCGCAGGGGCTGGCACCCGAATGAAGTCAGATACCCCAAAAATGCTTCATCAGATTGGGGGGCGCTCACTACTCTCCCATTCTTTATATGCCGCGAAGGGGCTGAACCCCGACCACCTCGTCGTGGTCGTCGGTCATCAGAAGGAGCTTGTTGCGCAGGCTGTTGAATCCTGGCAAGAAGAATCCTCAGCGGCATCCGGCGTCGCATTGGCACATCAGGAACAGCAGAACGGCACCGGTCACGCCGTCATGTGCGGAATGGCCAGCGACGAATTAGCTGGCTTTACGGGGACAATCATCGTCACGAATGCCGATGTACCTCTTCTGTCATCCGCCACGCTCGATTCGCTGGTCAATGCCCACACCCATGCACCGGCCGCAGCCGTTACCGTGCTCACCGTGGAAGCACCCACGCCGACAGGGTATGGACGAATTATTCGCAATGCCGATGGCGAAGTGACGGCAATCGTCGAGGAAAAAGACGCCACTGAGGAACAACGTCGAATCAAAGAAGTCAACACCGGCGTCTTCGCTTTTGACGCCGACGTCTTACGCAGCTCATTGGGCAAGTTGGACACCAACAATGCCCAGGGCGAGATGTACTTGACCGATGTCCTCGGCATTGCCAGAAACGAAGGGCTCATCGCCCGCGGGCACATGGCGCATGACCCCGCCGAATTGGCCGGTGTAAATGATCGCGTCCAGCTTGCCGCTGCCGGGCGGGTACTCAACCGGCACATTTGCGAAAAACACATGCGCAATGGGGCCACCATCATTGATCCCGAATCCACCTGGATTGATGTCGATGTCACTATCGGACGTGATGTCACCATCCATCCGGGGACTCAGCTCCACGGGACAACGCACATTGAGGACAACGCGGAGATCGGCCCCGATACCAGCCTCACCAATGTCACCGTTGGCTCAGGAACCCAGGTTATTCGCTCACATGGATCTGATTCCATCATTGGCAGCAATGCCCACGTCGGGCCTTTCTCCTACCTGCGCCCCGGAACTCACTTGGGCGACGAAGGAAAGATCGGGACTTACGTCGAGACGAAAAATGCCAGCATCGGCCGAGGTACCAAGGTTCCCCACCTCACTTATGTGGGCGATGCCACCATCGGCGAATACTCGAATATCGGATGCTCCTCAGTGTTCGCTAACTATGACGGGGTCAAAAAGCACCACACGGTTGTCGGTTCCCATGTCAGGACGGGCTCTGACACCACTTTCGTTGCGCCGGTGACCGTGGGGGATGGCGCCTATTCCGGAGCCGGAACGGTGATTACCGACGATGTTCCCGCTGGCGCTCTTGTTGTACCCGGTGCACGGCAGCGTGTTATCGAAGGGTGGGTGGCCAAGAAACGCCCGGGAACTGCAGCAGCACGCGCTGCAGAGGCCGCAGGCGATACCCAGAGCGCTAGCTCCGCGGACGAGTACGCCGGTGACGAACACAGCAGTACCCCCGAAAGCACAGGTAAAGCCCCCAACAATTCGGCACCATCCGACAACTCCCCGACCGATAGGACGTAG